In Mugil cephalus isolate CIBA_MC_2020 chromosome 7, CIBA_Mcephalus_1.1, whole genome shotgun sequence, the sequence aacaagtcatgctgttgttgtgaagcaggcgtccatgttggttcACCTCCAGTCTCATTAGTTCACTGAGTTCTAGTTGGAACAAAAAGTCTGAACGTCCcaatcactttaaatgtatcATGAGTTGACCTCATTAaccttcattttctctcagtgcaTCAGTTTGTGCTTCATTCACAGGGTTCATAGACGTCACATCCAGGAACTGGAAGCAGCTTGTTACTTTATTCACTGACGTCCAAACTCTAAAGTTCAagtgtttgacttgttttgttAGGACACATTAAAATCAGTTGATGAAAACCAGACTCTGGGATTGTGTCGGTTTCTCGTGTTTATTGAGTGTGTTCCAGTGAAACTaaagagcagcctggtggagtctgcatttattagaaagaaacacaagagcagaagaaacagctggaaactgatgatgattcagcttcattttcattatgataCAAGTCccagttaaaagtggaaataaactagaCGACTCGAGAATTGACACGTTCTATGAGCAGAtttctatgtgaatatatgtgtttctatttacaggacgacaatcaacacgtgaatgaacagatacagattacaaagaagaacatttcaacaacatttactgaaaactgatgaaagtgatgaatgagatgaagtgatgagatgtgatggagagaaaagaggagcagaaaacagtcagtcagcatgtgtggagctggtggacagTCCCCTGTTTGTGAGGCTcgtcagcagagagagtccacagcagtacaccagactcttcactatcagcactgtgtacagcagacagagcagcttcaccctgcactgagactggaagggcactgacagacacacacacacacacacagatatgaattAGTGCAAGTGTCAGATTGATCGTGTGAAGTTGTTCTAGTGTCCTCATTGGACATTGGAGCTGTCcatgcagagaggcagcaggtgatcttacagtgatgttgctgcagagctgccaggtctgctggctctctctctggaggacaggaggctgctggagctggaaccccttgaaacagaaaaggagtcaaatgtttggagctgcagtgacaaatgtcagtcctctgctcctctgatctctttgaCAGTGTctccacatgaagctgaaccactgctggacacagtcaccaagccttcattaccttgtagtgcttgggcctccactctgtcctccactctttcttccAATGTATCCTCCACTGTGCCTCCCTCATGCTTGATGGAGCAGATGTATTTATACATGTACAGATCATCTCTATCCACCAGTCTGATGGAGGCTCTGCGTCCcgactctctgagctccagctgatcTCCCTGAGCAGAGGTCAGCTCCTCCAGAGAGCCgcccttcttctgtcttttccaggagaactggaccacaggaggaaacatggatgaggccagacacagcagtgagctcttcccctcctggttgggtctggatgctgctgggtacacgctcaccacgggcttcactacctgctcatctgaagtttgacagcacacacacattgacacagtcaacagcagcttaCAGCACTGGTCTGGATTCAGCCTGATCCTGGAAACTACATGGACTCTGATCACTAAACTACTCATCAATACAGAACAAAGTTCAACCAGCATCAACTTTTTCAGCAGTCTGAGCTACAGCAGCTCGTGTGTTGGATGGGAGCACACGGGCCGGCCTTCTCTATGATCCTTGATCTCTGGTTCTTCTCCCTCCTTGAAccttttgatagatactgatcaCTACAGATCAGGAccaccccacaagagctgcagctgGTGAAGCTCTGACTCAGTCGTCTAAACAtttcactggtcataatgttaaggctAATCGGTGCATATATTCACTATACATTAGAATATGACTTCACGTAAAGTTTCCATAAAACAGTTTGATGTTTGATGTGTGAGCAGACGTGTGTTAACTCTGACCAGATAcagacttaaaaatgtcagttcatCAAGAAACACAATTCAGACTGAGTTAAGGGACGAGCAACAAATCTGACAACACAACTGGTCGAGGAGACACATaattatctgtttgtttgttcttttcttcagacatttttaaagcggttcaaaaggaaaaaataaattattgtgggaaaagttgtgggaatAACTACGAATGTCAAACCTGCATTGTGTGGAGCCAGAAAAAAAGCATCTGCAGCATTTCATCAACCCCAAACTGGACTAATATGGTTTTAACACCTTTTTGTTATGTTGAGTCATTGACAGATCCAGGATCCAATGTTCTTATTTTGCTTGGTGTTaatattttgaattattattttttttattcattgttttgtaGTAAAAGTTGTTGCAGTCTGTTCagattctatatttatattttaatcctGTTTGAATCACAACTTCACGTCCATCACCTCATTCATTTCTAATGACCCTATGAGCTGtgatatgaaattaaaagaatcaactattcatttaaaaagaaatcattttcagtctt encodes:
- the LOC125011045 gene encoding uncharacterized protein LOC125011045, giving the protein MSSLVIRVHVVSRIRLNPDQCCKLLLTVSMCVCCQTSDEQVVKPVVSVYPAASRPNQEGKSSLLCLASSMFPPVVQFSWKRQKKGGSLEELTSAQGDQLELRESGRRASIRLVDRDDLYMYKYICSIKHEGGTVEDTLEERVEDRVEAQALQGVPAPAASCPPEREPADLAALQQHHCKITCCLSAWTAPMSNEDTRTTSHDQSDTCTNSYLCVCVCVCQCPSSLSAG